The DNA segment TTCAGCAACGCGTTGTTTGCTTTCTCATTTTCTCCAGAAAATTACTCCGTTCCTCATGGTGCAAACAGACAGAGCGGGGAAAAAACACCCAAGTAGCTTACACTCtaactattttttgtttttcgaTAGTCCAAgaaataattgaatttaaaagcaaaaaatattgtTGGCTTGATGTTTTTGTGCTCTTGGATTCGTTAAGAGTAGTATTGTCCTGTTCTAGCCACGCAGATTCTTTGTCATCCTTGAATAAATCGGACTTacattgtttaccacacgatgGCGGTGTTACTCTAGTCAGGACATCCCAGTCTGACCTGAAGAGAAGTTACACACTTTACTCGTTTTACAAAAATATCAATTTGAATGTAAATAGTCAGTGAAAACTTGTGAAACAATTACataaaatttcaaatattaaaaggaCCTCCTCTTAGCTTAGCTTCTCTAAGTTGACTGCTAAAATCCTTTCCATCTTTAAATCCTCTCGTTCTTACACACTTGATGACGTTTTCTAAACGAAGCTGGCTATAGAAATTATTTCAGTAGCCTATAAATTGCATTAGACTTGGATAGACGAATGTCTTAATCATCAAACCATAAACAAGACTGGGATGACAAATGGTCTATTTCATCTTACGATGAACCTCAATAAATCTATTTTGTTTGTCCACTTGGAAACATTTGGTTTGTCGTGTGTAGGCTATGTGCTCTTGGCTGGCACTGAAACGGTTTACCAATATAACACTCCTACTCCGCCTCCCCCTCTACCTCCCCAAGAGCTCCTTCTCTCCCCTTTTTCATCTCTCCTTTTCACTCTCTCCTGCTCTTCCTTTCGCAAGCTCGTGCTTTGTCTGTTTGGAGATGTCGAGCCCATCCAATGATATAAGGAATCAATAACTTACGCCCATATGAAATGCAACTCACTATCAAAGAGAGTAAAAACGGAAAACTATTTATTGCTTGGGGACCATAACTAAGGAGCCATGTGGGTGCAGCTAAGGATATATTTGTCTGCATGAATATTTACGACATTGTATGCATATAATTTCCACCCGGAtgaattcatttttattgtaACAACAGGCCTGCGTTTGCTCAATTAACATAATTCATCAAAAGACTGCTTGATCTCAATACTTGTCAAAGTTCCTTCTTCGGGGAGTTGATCTTGCAGGCAATGAGTTCTTACTTCGTCAATTCCCTCTTCAGTAAATTTAAAGGAAGCGATTCTCTGCGCTCCAACTACTATGATTGCTCAGGGTGCGCGCCGGATCTTGGAGGCAGATCGTCTGTGCTGTACGGTCACAACTCAGGATCTGCGTTTCAGCACGCGGCTCAGTTCCCGGATTTCTACCACCACGGTACATCATCCTTCTCCCACGCGTCCTACCAACAGAACCCGTGCGCGGTAGCTTACCCTGGCGATGCCACGGGAAACATCTTGGGCCAGGACGGTTTACAGAGACAGGCGCTCTTCAGCGCACCAGATGCGGATTTTACGCAGTTTGGGGATTGTAATTTAAAGGTCAACAGTATCAGGGATGGTTTGGAAAGTTCAGAACCGTGCACAGCGCAGCTCTTCCCGTGGATGAGACCACAAGGTGAGATGAGGGAAGAGAAACACATAGTCTATTATCTATTAGTCCCACATAAAACGCTATAGACAATGATGTCCCCCCAATTAATCGCTTTATGGCACCTATAGATTACTGAGGAATT comes from the Carassius carassius chromosome 39, fCarCar2.1, whole genome shotgun sequence genome and includes:
- the LOC132121076 gene encoding homeobox protein Hox-B8b-like, which encodes MSSYFVNSLFSKFKGSDSLRSNYYDCSGCAPDLGGRSSVLYGHNSGSAFQHAAQFPDFYHHGTSSFSHASYQQNPCAVAYPGDATGNILGQDGLQRQALFSAPDADFTQFGDCNLKVNSIRDGLESSEPCTAQLFPWMRPQATGRRRGRQTYSRYQTLELEKEFLFNPYLTRKRRVEVSHALALTERQVKIWFQNRRMKWKKEHNKDKFPSSKAEQEQIEREEQEVSQASEKHTSGEEDSETSSNPK